A single region of the Rattus rattus isolate New Zealand chromosome 8, Rrattus_CSIRO_v1, whole genome shotgun sequence genome encodes:
- the Mfrp gene encoding membrane frizzled-related protein isoform X2, translating to MKDYADVTLCPEAAELSKTEFCNPAFDLEAGPSCPPPALQKNVSSSLQGPWHVQRLRGLQPDCHFSGLCILLLSGLLLLLLGLLVAVILAQLQATSLPRTTKNPLPTRGGLTPTGVIPSTTPNTTTTTTTTPAITGRQEAAMSPTHQTACGGLLPGPSGFFSSPNYPDLYPPHSHCVWHIQVATGQTIQLKIQALSTESMPACLFDRLEISPAPTGPLLRVCGKTTPATVNANTSHLRVSFVSDNDVEGSGFQAWYQAVAPGHWSCAHYEFHCDLLHCLKQDSVCDGVKDCIDGSDEANCSAKTLGCGGNLTELSGVFSTPNYPQHYPHQQLCTWHIEVPVGYGIRLEFHNFSLEAQTECKFDYVEVYEASNSGTFSSLGRFCGAEPPLHLISSQHQLTVIFKTDVGISSGGFLATYQAINTTENLCGPREFCQSRGRRELQRICDLWKDCANDSSDNCNSHLPPQPDLTCEPVQVEMCLGLSYNTTAFPNIWVGLATQTEVTDILRGYKSLTSLPCYQTFRRFLCGLLEPRCTSLGTILPPCRSVCQEAEQQCQSSLALLGIPWPFNCNRLPLAASLEACSRP from the exons ATGAAGGACTATGCCGATGTcaccctctgtccagaggcagcTGAGCTGAGCAAG ACAGAGTTCTGCAATCCTGCTTTTGACCTGGAAGCCGGGCCTTCTTGCCCTCCCCCAGCATTACAGAAAAATGTCAGCAGCAGCCTCCAAGGTCCCTGGCATG TCCAGCGTCTCCGGGGGCTACAACCAGACTGCCACTTCTCCGGGCTCTGTATCCTGCTGCTCAGCGGCCTGCTGCTACTACTGCTGGGGCTGCTGGTGGCTGTCATCCTGGCTC AGTTGCAGGCTACATCTCTCCCCAGGACTACCAAGAACCCACTGCCCACCCGAGGAGGCCTCACCCCCACGGGTGTCATTCCCAGCACCACccctaacaccaccaccaccaccaccaccaccccagcaaTCACAGGGCGGCAAGAGGCAGCCATGAGCCCTACACACCAGACCG CCTGTGGAGGCCTCCTTCCTGGTCCCAGTGGTTTCTTCAGCAGTCCCAACTACCCAGACCTTTACCCACCCCACAGCCACTGCGTCTGGCATATCCAGGTAGCCACAGGCCAGACAATACAGCTCAAGATTCAAGCGCTCAGCACAGAAAGCATGCCCGCCTGTCTTTTTGATCGCTTGGAAATTAGCCCAGCGCCTACAGGCCCTCTGCTCAG AGTGTGTGGTAAAACAACTCCTGCCACAGTTAACGCCAACACCAGTCACCTCCGTGTGTCCTTCGTCTCTGATAACGATGTGGAAGGGTCTGGTTTCCAGGCCTGGTACCAAGCAGTGGCCCCTGGACATT GGAGCTGTGCCCACTACGAGTTCCACTGTGACCTGCTCCACTGCCTGAAGCAAGACTCTGTGTGTGACGGTGTTAAGGACTGCATCGATGGCAGTGATGAGGCCAACTGCAGTGCCAAGACGTTGG GGTGTGGAGGGAACCTGACTGAGCTCTCTGGGGTGTTCTCTACCCCAAACTACCCACAGCACTACCCTCACCAACAG CTTTGTACCTGGCACATCGAAGTGCCCGTGGGATACGGGATAAGACTAGAGTTCCACAACTTCAGCCTGGAAGCACAAACTGAGTGCAAGTTTGACTACGTGGAGGTGTATGAGGCCAGCAACTCAGGAACATTCAGCTCCCTGGGCAG GTTCTGTGGAGCAGAGCCACCACTCCACCTCATCTCCTCGCAACACCAGCTGACTGTAATCTTCAAGACAGATGTTGGTATCAGCAGTGGGGGCTTTTTAGCCACCTACCAGGCCATCAATACGACAGAGA ACCTTTGTGGACCCAGAGAGTTCTGCCAGAGCAGAGGACGTAGAGAACTGCAACGGATTTGTGACTTATGGAAAGACTGTGCAAATGACAGCAGTGACAACTGCAACAGCCACTTGCCCCCGCAACCGG ACCTGACCTGTGAACCTGTCCAGGTGGAGATGTGCCTTGGACTAAGCTACAATACCACAGCCTTCCCTAACATCTGGGTGGGCCTGGCCACACAGACGGAGGTGACAGACATCCTCAGAGGCTACAAG AGCCTGACAAGTCTACCCTGCTACCAGACTTTCCGGAGGTTCCTCTGTGGGCTGCTTGAACCTCGATGCACCTCACTGGGCACTATCCTACCCCCTTGTCGTTCTGTCTGCCAGGAGGCAGAACAGCAGTGCCAGTCTAGCCTGGCATTACTGGGCATCCCCTGGCCTTTCAACTGCAACAGGCTACCTCTGGCAGCTAGCCTGGAAGCTTGCTCCCGGCCCTGA
- the Mfrp gene encoding membrane frizzled-related protein isoform X1, producing MKDYADVTLCPEAAELSKTEFCNPAFDLEAGPSCPPPALQKNVSSSLQGPWHVQRLRGLQPDCHFSGLCILLLSGLLLLLLGLLVAVILAQLQATSLPRTTKNPLPTRGGLTPTGVIPSTTPNTTTTTTTTPAITGRQEAAMSPTHQTACGGLLPGPSGFFSSPNYPDLYPPHSHCVWHIQVATGQTIQLKIQALSTESMPACLFDRLEISPAPTGPLLRVCGKTTPATVNANTSHLRVSFVSDNDVEGSGFQAWYQAVAPGHWSCAHYEFHCDLLHCLKQDSVCDGVKDCIDGSDEANCSAKTLGCGGNLTELSGVFSTPNYPQHYPHQQLCTWHIEVPVGYGIRLEFHNFSLEAQTECKFDYVEVYEASNSGTFSSLGRFCGAEPPLHLISSQHQLTVIFKTDVGISSGGFLATYQAINTTESGCPWADLCGPREFCQSRGRRELQRICDLWKDCANDSSDNCNSHLPPQPDLTCEPVQVEMCLGLSYNTTAFPNIWVGLATQTEVTDILRGYKSLTSLPCYQTFRRFLCGLLEPRCTSLGTILPPCRSVCQEAEQQCQSSLALLGIPWPFNCNRLPLAASLEACSRP from the exons ATGAAGGACTATGCCGATGTcaccctctgtccagaggcagcTGAGCTGAGCAAG ACAGAGTTCTGCAATCCTGCTTTTGACCTGGAAGCCGGGCCTTCTTGCCCTCCCCCAGCATTACAGAAAAATGTCAGCAGCAGCCTCCAAGGTCCCTGGCATG TCCAGCGTCTCCGGGGGCTACAACCAGACTGCCACTTCTCCGGGCTCTGTATCCTGCTGCTCAGCGGCCTGCTGCTACTACTGCTGGGGCTGCTGGTGGCTGTCATCCTGGCTC AGTTGCAGGCTACATCTCTCCCCAGGACTACCAAGAACCCACTGCCCACCCGAGGAGGCCTCACCCCCACGGGTGTCATTCCCAGCACCACccctaacaccaccaccaccaccaccaccaccccagcaaTCACAGGGCGGCAAGAGGCAGCCATGAGCCCTACACACCAGACCG CCTGTGGAGGCCTCCTTCCTGGTCCCAGTGGTTTCTTCAGCAGTCCCAACTACCCAGACCTTTACCCACCCCACAGCCACTGCGTCTGGCATATCCAGGTAGCCACAGGCCAGACAATACAGCTCAAGATTCAAGCGCTCAGCACAGAAAGCATGCCCGCCTGTCTTTTTGATCGCTTGGAAATTAGCCCAGCGCCTACAGGCCCTCTGCTCAG AGTGTGTGGTAAAACAACTCCTGCCACAGTTAACGCCAACACCAGTCACCTCCGTGTGTCCTTCGTCTCTGATAACGATGTGGAAGGGTCTGGTTTCCAGGCCTGGTACCAAGCAGTGGCCCCTGGACATT GGAGCTGTGCCCACTACGAGTTCCACTGTGACCTGCTCCACTGCCTGAAGCAAGACTCTGTGTGTGACGGTGTTAAGGACTGCATCGATGGCAGTGATGAGGCCAACTGCAGTGCCAAGACGTTGG GGTGTGGAGGGAACCTGACTGAGCTCTCTGGGGTGTTCTCTACCCCAAACTACCCACAGCACTACCCTCACCAACAG CTTTGTACCTGGCACATCGAAGTGCCCGTGGGATACGGGATAAGACTAGAGTTCCACAACTTCAGCCTGGAAGCACAAACTGAGTGCAAGTTTGACTACGTGGAGGTGTATGAGGCCAGCAACTCAGGAACATTCAGCTCCCTGGGCAG GTTCTGTGGAGCAGAGCCACCACTCCACCTCATCTCCTCGCAACACCAGCTGACTGTAATCTTCAAGACAGATGTTGGTATCAGCAGTGGGGGCTTTTTAGCCACCTACCAGGCCATCAATACGACAGAGAGTGGGTGCCCCTGGGCAG ACCTTTGTGGACCCAGAGAGTTCTGCCAGAGCAGAGGACGTAGAGAACTGCAACGGATTTGTGACTTATGGAAAGACTGTGCAAATGACAGCAGTGACAACTGCAACAGCCACTTGCCCCCGCAACCGG ACCTGACCTGTGAACCTGTCCAGGTGGAGATGTGCCTTGGACTAAGCTACAATACCACAGCCTTCCCTAACATCTGGGTGGGCCTGGCCACACAGACGGAGGTGACAGACATCCTCAGAGGCTACAAG AGCCTGACAAGTCTACCCTGCTACCAGACTTTCCGGAGGTTCCTCTGTGGGCTGCTTGAACCTCGATGCACCTCACTGGGCACTATCCTACCCCCTTGTCGTTCTGTCTGCCAGGAGGCAGAACAGCAGTGCCAGTCTAGCCTGGCATTACTGGGCATCCCCTGGCCTTTCAACTGCAACAGGCTACCTCTGGCAGCTAGCCTGGAAGCTTGCTCCCGGCCCTGA
- the Usp2 gene encoding ubiquitin carboxyl-terminal hydrolase 2 isoform X2 — MRTSYTVTLPEEPPAAPFPALAKELRPRSPLSPSLLLSTFVGLLLNKAKNSKSAQGLAGLRNLGNTCFMNSILQCLSNTRELRDYCLQRLYMRDLGHTSSAHTALMEEFAKLIQTIWTSSPNDVVSPSEFKTQIQRYAPRFVGYNQQDAQEFLRFLLDGLHNEVNRVAARPKPSSESLDHLPDEEKGRQMWRKYLEREDSRIGDLFVGQLKSSLTCTDCGYCSTVFDPFWDLSLPIAKRGYPEVTLMDCMRLFTKEDVLDGDEKPTCCRCRARKRCIKKFSVQRFPKILVLHLKRFSESRIRTSKLTTFVNFPLRDLDLREFASENTNHAVYNLYAVSNHSGTTMGGHYTAYCRSPVTGEWHTFNDSSVTPMSSSQVRTSDAYLLFYELASPPSRM; from the exons ATGCGTACCTCCTACACCGTGACCCTGCCCGAAGAGCCCCCCGCCGCCCCCTTTCCCGCTCTCGCCAAGGAGCTGCGGCCGCGCTCCCCTCTGTCCCCGTCCCTGCTGCTCTCCACCTTCGTGGGGCTTCTGCTCAACAAAGCCAAG AATTCAAAGAGTGCCCAGGGTCTGGCTGGTCTTCGAAACCTTGGGAACACG TGCTTCATGAACTCGATTCTTCAGTGTCTGAGCAACACCCGCGAGTTGAGAGATTACTGTCTCCAGAGGCTGTACATGCGGGACCTCGGCCATACCAGCAGTGCACACACAGCTCTCATGGAAG AGTTTGCAAAACTAATCCAGACCATATGGACGTCATCCCCCAATGATGTGGTGAGCCCGTCTGAGTTCAAGACCCAGATCCAGAGATACGCACCACGCTTCGTTGGCTATAA TCAGCAGGATGCTCAGGAATTCCTCCGTTTCCTTCTGGATGGCCTCCACAACGAGGTGAACCGGGTGGCAGCAAGGCCTAAGCCCAGCTCTGAGAGCCTTGATCATCTCCC TGATGAAGAGAAAGGGCGACAGATGTGGAGGAAGTATCTAGAAAGGGAAGACAGTCGGATTGGGG ATCTCTTCGTTGGGCAGCTAAAGAGCTCCCTGACGTGCACCGACTGCGGCTACTGCTCTACGGTGTTCGATCCCTTCTGGGACCTCTCGTTGCCCATTGCAAAG AGAGGCTATCCTGAGGTGACGTTAATGGATTGTATGAGGCTCTTCACCAAAGAGGATGTGTTGGATGGGGATGAGAAACCA ACATGCTGCCGCTGCCGGGCCAGAAAACGATGTATAAAGAAGTTCTCTGTCCAGAGGTTCCCAAAGATCTTGGTGCTCC ACCTGAAGCGGTTCTCAGAATCCAGGATACGAACCAGCAAGCTCACAACATTTGTGAATTTCCCACTAAGAGACCTGGACTTGAGAGAATTTGCTTCAGAAAACACCA ACCATGCTGTTTACAACCTGTATGCTGTGTCCAATCACTCCGGAACCACCATGGGAGGTCACTATACAGCCTACTGCCGAAGTCCGGTTACGGGCGAATGGCACACTTTCAATGACTCCAG TGTCACACCCATGTCCTCCAGCCAAGTGCGCACCAGCGACGCCTATTTGCTCTTCTATGAACTGGCCAGTCCACCCTCCCGTATGTAG
- the C1qtnf5 gene encoding complement C1q tumor necrosis factor-related protein 5, whose protein sequence is MRPLLALLLLGLVSGSPPLDDNKIPSLCPGQPGLPGTPGHHGSQGLPGRDGRDGRDGAPGAPGEKGEGGRPGLPGPRGEPGPRGEAGPVGAIGPAGECSVPPRSAFSAKRSESRVPPPADTPLPFDRVLLNEQGHYDATTGKFTCQVPGVYYFAVHATVYRASLQFDLVKNGQSIASFFQFFGGWPKPASLSGGAMVRLEPEDQVWVQVGVGDYIGIYASIKTDSTFSGFLVYSDWHSSPVFA, encoded by the exons ATGAGGCCACTTCTTGCCCTGCTGCTTCTGGGTCTGGTATCAGGCTCTCCTCCTCTGGACGACAACAAGATCCCCAGCCTGTGTCCCGGGCAGCCCGGCCTCCCAGGCACACCAGGCCACCACGGCAGCCAAGGCCTGCCTGGCCGTGACGGCCGTGATGGCCGCGATGGTGCACCCGGAGCTCCGGGAGAGAAAGGCGAGGGCGGGAGACCGG GACTACCTGGGCCACGTGGGGAGCCCGGGCCGCGTGGAGAGGCAGGACCTGTCGGGGCTATCGGGCCTGCGGGGGAGTGCTCGGTGCCCCCACGATCAGCCTTCAGTGCCAAGCGATCAGAGAGCCGGGTACCTCCGCCAGCCGACACACCCCTACCCTTCGACCGTGTGCTGCTCAATGAGCAGGGACATTACGATGCCACTACCGGCAAGTTCACCTGCCAAGTGCCTGGTGTCTACTACTTTGCTGTCCATGCCACTGTCTACCGGGCCAGCCTGCAGTTTGATCTTGTCAAAAATGGCCAATCCATAGCTTCTTTCTTCCAGTTTTTTGGGGGGTGGCCAAAGCCAGCCTCGCTCTCAGGGGGTGCGATGGTGAGGCTAGAACCTGAGGACCAGGTATGGGTTCAGGTGGGTGTGGGTGATTACATTGGCATCTATGCCAGCATCAAAACAGATAGTACCTTCTCTGGATTTCTCGTCTATTCTGACTGGCACAGCTCCCCAGTCTTCGCTTAA
- the Usp2 gene encoding ubiquitin carboxyl-terminal hydrolase 2 isoform X1 — protein MSQLSSTLKRYTESSRYTDAPYAKSGYGTYTPSSYGANLAASFLEKEKLGFKPVSPTSFLPRPRTYGPSSILDCDRGRPLLRSDITGGSKRSESQTRGNERPSGSGLNGGSGFSYGVTSNSLSYLPMNARDQGVTLSQKKSNSQSDLARDFSSLRTSDSYRTSDGYRASDGFRIDPGNLGRSPMLARTRKELCALQGLYQAASRSEYLTDYLENYGRKGSAPQVLTQAPPSRVPEVLSPTYRPSGRYTLWEKNKGQASGPSRSSSPGRDTMNSKSAQGLAGLRNLGNTCFMNSILQCLSNTRELRDYCLQRLYMRDLGHTSSAHTALMEEFAKLIQTIWTSSPNDVVSPSEFKTQIQRYAPRFVGYNQQDAQEFLRFLLDGLHNEVNRVAARPKPSSESLDHLPDEEKGRQMWRKYLEREDSRIGDLFVGQLKSSLTCTDCGYCSTVFDPFWDLSLPIAKRGYPEVTLMDCMRLFTKEDVLDGDEKPTCCRCRARKRCIKKFSVQRFPKILVLHLKRFSESRIRTSKLTTFVNFPLRDLDLREFASENTNHAVYNLYAVSNHSGTTMGGHYTAYCRSPVTGEWHTFNDSSVTPMSSSQVRTSDAYLLFYELASPPSRM, from the exons ATGTCCCAGCTCTCCTCCACCCTGAAGCGCTATACAGAATCGTCCCGCTACACAGATGCCCCTTATGCCAAATCGGGCTATGGCACCTACACCCCTTCTTCCTATGGGGCCAACCTGGCCGCCTCCTTCCTGGAGAAGGAAAAACTTGGTTTCAAGCCGGTCTCCCCCACCAGCTTCCTCCCACGGCCCCGCACCTACGGCCCCTCCTCCATCCTGGACTGTGACAGGGGCCGCCCCCTGCTGAGATCTGACATCACTGGGGGTAGTAAACGGTCTGAGAGCCAGACCCGTGGCAATGAAAGGCCCTCAGGCAGTGGACTCAACGGAGGCAGTGGATTTTCTTATGGAGTGACCAGCAACTCCCTCAGCTACCTGCCCATGAATGCCAGAGACCAGGGCGTGACCCTGAGCCAGAAGAAATCGAACAGCCAATCAGACCTGGCCCGGGATTTCTCCAGCCTCCGGACCTCAGATAGCTACAGGACTTCAGATGGCTACCGGGCCTCAGATGGCTTTAGGATAGACCCCGGAAACCTGGGTCGCAGCCCCATGCTGGCCCGCACACGTAAGGAGCTCTGTGCCCTGCAGGGCCTCTACCAAGCAGCCAGCCGTTCTGAGTACCTAACAGACTATCTGGAGAACTATGGCCGCAAGGGCAGTGCACCACAGGTGCTCACACAAGCCCCTCCCTCCCGAGTCCCCGAAGTCCTCAGTCCCACCTACCGACCAAGTGGCCGCTACACACTGTGGGAGAAGAACAAGGGCCAGGCTTCTGGGCCCAGCCGCTCCAGTTCTCCGGGGCGAGACACCATG AATTCAAAGAGTGCCCAGGGTCTGGCTGGTCTTCGAAACCTTGGGAACACG TGCTTCATGAACTCGATTCTTCAGTGTCTGAGCAACACCCGCGAGTTGAGAGATTACTGTCTCCAGAGGCTGTACATGCGGGACCTCGGCCATACCAGCAGTGCACACACAGCTCTCATGGAAG AGTTTGCAAAACTAATCCAGACCATATGGACGTCATCCCCCAATGATGTGGTGAGCCCGTCTGAGTTCAAGACCCAGATCCAGAGATACGCACCACGCTTCGTTGGCTATAA TCAGCAGGATGCTCAGGAATTCCTCCGTTTCCTTCTGGATGGCCTCCACAACGAGGTGAACCGGGTGGCAGCAAGGCCTAAGCCCAGCTCTGAGAGCCTTGATCATCTCCC TGATGAAGAGAAAGGGCGACAGATGTGGAGGAAGTATCTAGAAAGGGAAGACAGTCGGATTGGGG ATCTCTTCGTTGGGCAGCTAAAGAGCTCCCTGACGTGCACCGACTGCGGCTACTGCTCTACGGTGTTCGATCCCTTCTGGGACCTCTCGTTGCCCATTGCAAAG AGAGGCTATCCTGAGGTGACGTTAATGGATTGTATGAGGCTCTTCACCAAAGAGGATGTGTTGGATGGGGATGAGAAACCA ACATGCTGCCGCTGCCGGGCCAGAAAACGATGTATAAAGAAGTTCTCTGTCCAGAGGTTCCCAAAGATCTTGGTGCTCC ACCTGAAGCGGTTCTCAGAATCCAGGATACGAACCAGCAAGCTCACAACATTTGTGAATTTCCCACTAAGAGACCTGGACTTGAGAGAATTTGCTTCAGAAAACACCA ACCATGCTGTTTACAACCTGTATGCTGTGTCCAATCACTCCGGAACCACCATGGGAGGTCACTATACAGCCTACTGCCGAAGTCCGGTTACGGGCGAATGGCACACTTTCAATGACTCCAG TGTCACACCCATGTCCTCCAGCCAAGTGCGCACCAGCGACGCCTATTTGCTCTTCTATGAACTGGCCAGTCCACCCTCCCGTATGTAG